GACTAAGGGCAATCCCCCAACTCGCTGACGATAAAATATTCCGTAAATTAGTGATAAAATCGTGATGATCAGCGCAGCAATGATTTTAAATCCGGTTACATTTGTCACCAGCATTAAAGCTAGATAATAACCCACTAATCCCCAGAAAAAACCGCAGATAGCCGCTATTAACCAAGAAATTAAGATTAATTGTAGATGGCCGCGTTTTTGTAATCCTGCTTTGGCCTGTGTAAATTTAGTTCCCTCTAAAATAGCCCCTTGAAAATTAGTGCCACGGATATCCGCTTCACTAAAATTAGCCCCCGATAAATCCTTTCTGCGAAAACACTGTCCTTTTAAGTTTACTCCTGTAAAATTGCGTTTGCCCTTGGCATATAAATCTAGTATCTCACTTGCTCTCATAGAAATTACGGAGATGTGTTTTGGGGTTGAGTGATTAATGTAATTCATAATCCATAGACAATTATTAATTATATTTTTTTATATTTTCTTAATTAAGCTATTTTAAATCAGCTGCCCGCGTATTTAAGTGGGTGGGTGGAATTAAATATAAGATGAACGTAGGTTGGGTTGAAGCATGAAACCCAACGCCCGCTCATGTTACGCTACCGCTAACCCATCCTACAAATAATTGTGCCTCCCTACTTAAATTGCTGGTGGAGATGAGGCAAAGGGGGGGTGAGGGCTACGAATAAAGAAAAATGGGATAAGATCATCAAAAAACTGGAAAATTGTCACCTTTATAGAGAATATGACTAGACAAACCGCTAATCTCGGACAAACAGGAATTGCCGTCAGTGCCTTGGGCATCGGGACATGGGCATGGGGAGATAAAATATTCTGGAACTATGGCAAGGAATACGGAGCTAATCAGGTAGAAGCGGCCTTTAAAGCGGCAGTAGAGGCAGGAATCACCTTTTTTGACACTGCCGAAGTCTATGGACTAGGAGAATCGGAACGACTCTTAGGAAAATTTACCCAAGAGACAGATATTCCCATCGATATTGCCAGCAAGTTTGCCCCCGTACCGTGGCGTTTTGGGGCGAATGCGGTGCATAATGCCATTACCGACAGCTTAAACCGTCTAAAAACCGATAAAATGGCTCTTTATCAGGTACATTGGCCCTTCACCTTCCTGATTAGCCAAGAAACCCTGATCAATGCCCTAGGGGAAGAAGTAAAACGCGGCCGCATTGGTTCCGTGGGCGTAAGTAATTATTCCGCCGAGCAAATGCGTCAAGCAAGCCAGATTTTGGCGAAAAAAGAGGTTCCCTTAGCGGTCAATCAGGTGCAGTATTCGCTTTTGTATCGCAAAATAGAAACTAAGGCAATTTTAGCCACGGCCAAGGAATTGGGTGTCACCATCCTCGCCTACAGCCCCCTCGCTCAAGGACTACTGACGGGTAAATATAGCCCAGAAAGCCAGAATTTGCCCGATGGAGCCAGGAAAAATGACTCGCGGTTCAAAAAAGAAGGTTTGGAGAAAATAGCCCCAATTTTAAGGGTACTGCAAGAATTGGGCGCAAAATACCAAAAAACCCCCGCACAAGTCGCCCTCAATTGGTTAATCGCCCAAGGAGATGTGATTCCCATTCCGGGGGCCAAAACTGCCGACCAAGCGATCGAAAATGCCGGGGCCTTAGGATGGAGTTTAGAAGCGCAAGAGGTGACGCAATTAGAACAGATGAGCCGGCCTTGGCTGTAAAAATCAACAGTTTTGATTTTTGATCACCATTCTGGAAAAAGTCTCTAACTTCTTGGGGATCAAGATCAAAACAGGCTACAATCTTTGCATACTCCTGTACTACTTAAGAAAACTGGGGACAAAATTAATGGCGACAATGACAAGTAATCCCGATCGAGATAAAGCCTTGGGTTTAGTCTTAAATCAAATCGAACGCAACTTTGGCAAGGGTTCGATCATGCGTTTGGGAGACGCCACCCGCATGCGGGTGGAAACCGTGCCTAGTGGTGCTTTAACCCTAGATATGGCTTTGGGTGGCGGTTTACCGAAGGGCCGCATCGTCGAAATTTACGGGCCGGAAAGTTCCGGCAAAACCACTTTAGCCCTCCATGCGATCGCAGAAGTGCAGAAAGCTGGGGGAGTGGCGGCCTTTGTCGATGCGGAACACGCTTTAGATCCCACCTATTCGGAAGATTTAGGGGTAGATATCAATAATTTACTGGTGGCACAACCGGATACGGGGGAGGCTGCCTTAGAAATAGTTGACCAGTTAGTGCGTTCTTCGGCCGTGGATATCGTCGTCATCGACTCGGTGGCCGCTTTAGTGCCGCGGGCGGAAATTGAAGGGGAAATGGGGGATAATCAGGTGGGTTTACAGGCCCGTTTGATGAGTAAAGCCCTGCGAAAAATTGCCGGTAATATTGGTAAATCCGGTTGTGTGGTGATTTTCCTCAACCAACTGCGGCAAAAAATCGGTGTCACCTACGGCAATCCTGAAGTGACCACCGGAGGAACGGCCTTAAAATTTTATGCCTCGGTACGTTTAGATATCCGTCGCATTCAAACTTTGAAAAAAGGCACGGAAGGAGAATACGGAATTCGGGCTAAAGTTAAGGTGGCTAAAAATAAAGTCGCGCCTCCTTTCCGGATTGCTGAATTTGATATTATCTTCGGTAAAGGCATTTCCCAAGTGGGTTGTATGCTGGATATGGCCGAACAAACTAACGTGGTTACTCGTAAAGGGGCATGGTATAGCTATAATGGCGAAAATATTGCCCAGGGTCGCGATAATGCCGTTAAATATCTCGAAGAAAAGTCAGAAGTAGCGGCGGAAATTGAGAAGTTATTGCGGGATAAATTAGATATGGGTTCGGTTCCTTTCCCCACGGAACCGGCCGATGAGGACGATGAGGACGAACAGGAACCAGAAATCTAAAAGAAGAGGGTTTTAGGTCTTGGTTATCCCCCTATTTCGGGGGATTTTTTTGTTTCAGAATCGATAGATTTCGCCGCTTCTAACCATGATTGTAAACCTTTTTTGGTCGGTGTTCCTTTAGGGGTAAAAGTCCATAAATCTCGTTTATGTTGCGGTCCGTAGCTGATATGAATCGGGCGATTAATTCCGTAAAAATAGAGAGAGTCAAAGGGTAATTTTTGGTTTAAAATCCAATCTATCAGGCGATCGCTAGTTAAGTCGATAATCCGAAAATCACAGGCTGCCCCCAATCGCTGACAATAATATTGACTTTTTTGATTAATTTCGTGGCCGCAATGTTGATCGCGACTGGGATCGATTCTCCCGTTTTTTAAGCCGGTGATCGGGTCTTTTTTTTGGAGAAGTTTTCTCAGATCATTAGAACAAAATCCATAGGTTAATTGGAATCTTTCTCGACCAAAATTATCAATAATTGGATCGATAATAAAGTGAGCGAGATTCTGCCACGCGGTTATCGTTTCAGGATTTTTTGGATAGGGATCGATTTGGGATGCATACTTTTGATAGGTTTGGGAACAGGTAGATAATTCCTCTAGGGTTAAATATTTACCAATTAACATAATCAGTTATAGCGTTTTTCAGTCTGCTGAGGTACAAAAGTTATGGGTTTTAGGCAAAAGGCAAGAGGCAAAAGGCAAAAGGGAAGAAAAATAGGTGTACCTCACTAGCTTAGGAAACGCTATATTAGTTATTAGATGGTATTTTTCAGTTTATTAAACATCTCTAAAAATTATAAACTAATTATAACAAATCCTGTTTAAAAAGTATAGGGGAGTGGGTTTTTTGAGTAACGTACAGAAAACGGGTTTCTCGGAGAGAGTTGATTCATTGTAGGGTTGATTCATGAATCAACCCTACCCGTTGGGGGTTTTGGGGTTTTAGTTCAATTTCCCCACTTCCTAATTCCCTTAGAGGGTTTGATAAGCTTTCAGGGGGGCAATTTTAACGCTTTCGGGGACGAGGGGAAAGGTAGTTAATATATGGAGTTGATTCATTGTAGGGTTGATTCATGAATCAACCCTACCCGTTGGGGGTTTATGGGGTTTTAGTTCAATTTCCCCACTTCCTAATTCCCCTACAGGGTTTGATAAGCTTTGAGGGGGGCAATTTTAACGCTTTCGGGGACGAGGGGAAAGGTAGTTAATATATGGAGTTGATTCATTGTAGGGTTAATTCATGAATCAACCCTACCCGTTGGGGGTTTTGGGGTTTTAGTTCAATTTCCCCACTTCCTAATTCCCCTACAGGGTTTGATAAGCTTTGAGGGTGGCAGTTTTGACGCTTTCGGGGACGAGGGGAAAGGTAGTTAATATATGTTGAAATTCTGTTAAGGTTAATTCATACAAGTGGGCGACTATTGCATCTAATTTCGCTCTAATTGCCATTCTTTCTGCTTCTTCTGTTACTCCATTTTTATGGGAACCTATCCCCACTTCTTTCGCTAATTGCTCAAATTCTTCTGTAGTACAAATCAATTTTGCTGCATTTTCTACTATCTCCTGAAAGTATTTATCTCCCTCTTTTAGTCGGGGGATAGGTAGCTGGTAGATGTAGAACATATTAATATTAGCAGATACTTTTTGTCTAGCACAAAAATCAATAATTAGTGAATTTAAAATTGCTTCTAAAAATATTAATTCGGTGTTAGACGAAATGTCTGAAGATACTAAAATAGAATTGCCACAGAAAACATTTTTAGGAATTGTCCCTACTATTAATGTTCTAATATCAGTATTTCTAGCAATTGACCGAAATCCTAAACGATAGGTTTGATAGTCCAAGATTTGACCTTTATCGACTTCACCGCGTTTTAATAAAGCTTGTCTTGCTTCCTTTTCATCTAACCAGTATTTCGGTAAAGCATACCGATGGGTGAATTGATGAATCATTTTTCCTTCGTAGAGGGGTAGTCTTCCCTTTGCGGGTTCAGTTTTAAATAAATGACTATCATTAGTCATATCAAATTCGCGAGTTAACTTGAGATTCCATGTATCGGGAAGGGTTTCCCCTAGCAGGGGAAAACGAGACATTTTTTCAGCGATATGAATATCTATATCTTGTTTAAATTCCATTACCGAGAGGGAATCGGGGGATAGTTTGCGGATTAAATCGACGCTAATTACTAAACTATCTTTATGGGGAAAACGTTGTAATTCCTCAACATCGTGACGCATAAACTCTACAGGAAAGGAAAGAGTTTGTTTATTTTTCTCAAAAGTTAAGATAGCAATCTTAAAACTTCTATGGACATTTTCAAAAATTTCTTTACGATTTTCAAAACAAAATAATCCTGTCACGTTTGTCTGAGAAAATAACATTTCCCGCAGTTGCTTGGTTCCTAAATCGGTATAAATTCCACTGGGAATAACTATTCCACATTCTCCCTGGGGATGGAGAAGATTAAAACATTGTTCAACAAAAAGCTTATAGAGATTAATATCCGTCCCTTGCTTTTTACCATTGACAATAGAGATTTGATTTTTATATTGTTCCGAGGAACGAAAATAGAGACTAACGTGGGGGTATTGACTTTGATATTCTAACCATGCTTGAGCGATTTCGGGATTAGTTAACAGTTTTTTTTGTTCCTTTTCAAACGTCTTGATGTCCATTTTATTTTTAGTCACCAAGTCGCTATGCTGAGAAAAAAATTCTTTCGCTTGCGGTTTAAAGACTTCCCAAGGGGGATTGGTGATAATCACATCAAAACCACCTTTTTCTGTAATCAGTTTATCGAAGTGATAACCCCAGTGAAAGGGTTTCAGGGACTGCATATCAGAGAGAGTTAATAAACGTTTCTTTGCTTTTCCCGTTAATTGTGCGGATTCGTACTTAATTGACAACTTACCGCTAAACTCATCTAAGAGAATTTGGTTTAATTTCTGCACCGATTCGCGGTTGACATCCTCGATGTGATTGCGTAACATCTGGAGACGGTTTTCTTGGGGGGTTCCCTCTACTTCTCCCAACCGAAAAGCGTGTTCTTTGTATAATTCAATACTGCGGTTTTTTTCCGCGAGAATTGTCTGATAATTTTGCGCGGTGAGGGTTTGCAGAATGTTTTCCTCTCCCATGAGATTAAAACTTTTTTCGTCCACGCGAATTAAACCGATGAGGGAATTTCCCGACATGATATTAAAATCAATATTCGGTAAGGGTTCCAATTCTGTCACCGATTGTGCGGCAGCAACTAAAGCGAGAAATAAACGCAGTTTCGCGATTTCCGTTGCTTCCTCCATGATATCGACACCATAGAGATTATCGGAAATAATTCTTTTTTTGATGTAATATCCGAGAGAGGGATGGGATTTTCTTACCTCTGTTAACCACTGTTTTAATTTACTGTCTCCCCGTAGTTCAATTGTCCCAATCACCGCGCTATAAATTCCGATTAATGTCTTCATCGCAGCCACTAAAAAAGCACCGGAACCACAGGCAGGGTCTAAAATAGAAAGCTGGGGAAGAATATCTTCAATCAGAAGCTGACAGAGGGGAGAATCGAGATTAATTAGTAGTTCAGAAATACTGGCAAATTGTTTGCGGGGATAATGTTGATTACTTCTCTCGACAATCCATTTATTAATCGTCCTATCACAGAGATATTCGGTAATCTCCGGACGGGTATAGTAAGCACCGAAAGCTTTTTGGTTGATATACTTTTCAAAGATATATCCCAAAACATCGGGGTTAATTTCGTCATCGCTTCCCCCCGGAGTGTCGTCAAGATTCCAGGAGTAACGGGAGAATAAATCGAGGATATTCTCAAATGCTTGGTCATCAATACAAATGTTTTGATAAAGATTTTCGAGGGGATGTTGGAGAAATAATCCTCCGTTAAGATATTTGACTTTTCCCACCAATGCAGTTACTGTCTCATCTCGTTGGGATTCCGGTTTAGCGAATGCTTGGAAAAAGAGGGTTTGCAGAAACTGACGATAAAATAAATTTTTCCCGCGTCGTTGACTTGCTTGTAATTGGTTTTGCAGATAGTTGAAGTCGTTATCGATAAATCCCTTGCGCTGCAGGAAATAGACGAACATTAAACGATTGAGAATAACGGAAGTGTACCATTTTCGATCGCTTTCTCGATCGATTCCTTGGATAAAGGGGAGGAACTGTAAATGCTCTCGCTGAAATTCCTGATAAAATTTCTTGGTAATCTTTTCGATATCGAAACCTTTTTGTAAGCGATGGGCCACCTCCACCACGGAGGGTTCCCCATCTTCAAAATCGGTGATATCGAGGACTAATTCCGCTAGTTTACCGAGAAATAAATCTCCCGGTTGTCCTTTTATATAAAGATGGTCACGGATATAACTTTTACTTCCCTCTCTTTTTACCCAGTACCATAAACTGCGCGTCCGTCCCCCATCGACGAAAATTAGCAGATTTTCGGCAATTCTTTCGATAACTTGCTGGTGAATGTCCCGACGAAGTTTCGCATCGGGTATATCGGTAGTTGTCACCTCTAATACTGCTACTCCGGACACCTCCGCAATTCGTTGACAGGGATATTCTTGATTGTCAACGGTGATACTA
This Microcystis wesenbergii NRERC-220 DNA region includes the following protein-coding sequences:
- a CDS encoding aldo/keto reductase, which codes for MTRQTANLGQTGIAVSALGIGTWAWGDKIFWNYGKEYGANQVEAAFKAAVEAGITFFDTAEVYGLGESERLLGKFTQETDIPIDIASKFAPVPWRFGANAVHNAITDSLNRLKTDKMALYQVHWPFTFLISQETLINALGEEVKRGRIGSVGVSNYSAEQMRQASQILAKKEVPLAVNQVQYSLLYRKIETKAILATAKELGVTILAYSPLAQGLLTGKYSPESQNLPDGARKNDSRFKKEGLEKIAPILRVLQELGAKYQKTPAQVALNWLIAQGDVIPIPGAKTADQAIENAGALGWSLEAQEVTQLEQMSRPWL
- the recA gene encoding recombinase RecA; this encodes MATMTSNPDRDKALGLVLNQIERNFGKGSIMRLGDATRMRVETVPSGALTLDMALGGGLPKGRIVEIYGPESSGKTTLALHAIAEVQKAGGVAAFVDAEHALDPTYSEDLGVDINNLLVAQPDTGEAALEIVDQLVRSSAVDIVVIDSVAALVPRAEIEGEMGDNQVGLQARLMSKALRKIAGNIGKSGCVVIFLNQLRQKIGVTYGNPEVTTGGTALKFYASVRLDIRRIQTLKKGTEGEYGIRAKVKVAKNKVAPPFRIAEFDIIFGKGISQVGCMLDMAEQTNVVTRKGAWYSYNGENIAQGRDNAVKYLEEKSEVAAEIEKLLRDKLDMGSVPFPTEPADEDDEDEQEPEI
- a CDS encoding Eco57I restriction-modification methylase domain-containing protein; its protein translation is MSLNFSRTRDLLSNFQFGELFIEELGWSHPRAKKTVSITVDNQEYPCQRIAEVSGVAVLEVTTTDIPDAKLRRDIHQQVIERIAENLLIFVDGGRTRSLWYWVKREGSKSYIRDHLYIKGQPGDLFLGKLAELVLDITDFEDGEPSVVEVAHRLQKGFDIEKITKKFYQEFQREHLQFLPFIQGIDRESDRKWYTSVILNRLMFVYFLQRKGFIDNDFNYLQNQLQASQRRGKNLFYRQFLQTLFFQAFAKPESQRDETVTALVGKVKYLNGGLFLQHPLENLYQNICIDDQAFENILDLFSRYSWNLDDTPGGSDDEINPDVLGYIFEKYINQKAFGAYYTRPEITEYLCDRTINKWIVERSNQHYPRKQFASISELLINLDSPLCQLLIEDILPQLSILDPACGSGAFLVAAMKTLIGIYSAVIGTIELRGDSKLKQWLTEVRKSHPSLGYYIKKRIISDNLYGVDIMEEATEIAKLRLFLALVAAAQSVTELEPLPNIDFNIMSGNSLIGLIRVDEKSFNLMGEENILQTLTAQNYQTILAEKNRSIELYKEHAFRLGEVEGTPQENRLQMLRNHIEDVNRESVQKLNQILLDEFSGKLSIKYESAQLTGKAKKRLLTLSDMQSLKPFHWGYHFDKLITEKGGFDVIITNPPWEVFKPQAKEFFSQHSDLVTKNKMDIKTFEKEQKKLLTNPEIAQAWLEYQSQYPHVSLYFRSSEQYKNQISIVNGKKQGTDINLYKLFVEQCFNLLHPQGECGIVIPSGIYTDLGTKQLREMLFSQTNVTGLFCFENRKEIFENVHRSFKIAILTFEKNKQTLSFPVEFMRHDVEELQRFPHKDSLVISVDLIRKLSPDSLSVMEFKQDIDIHIAEKMSRFPLLGETLPDTWNLKLTREFDMTNDSHLFKTEPAKGRLPLYEGKMIHQFTHRYALPKYWLDEKEARQALLKRGEVDKGQILDYQTYRLGFRSIARNTDIRTLIVGTIPKNVFCGNSILVSSDISSNTELIFLEAILNSLIIDFCARQKVSANINMFYIYQLPIPRLKEGDKYFQEIVENAAKLICTTEEFEQLAKEVGIGSHKNGVTEEAERMAIRAKLDAIVAHLYELTLTEFQHILTTFPLVPESVKTATLKAYQTL